TTATGGGCTCGCACATGGTGGGCGGGCACTAAGCGGGACGCGCTTCTGATTGGTTAACGCTTGTGGTTAATTCGCGCGCTCAAGCGCTCTCTCTCGCGGTTGGTTGGCTGAGGCATCAGTCGGGACATTGGGCACGGGGAGAAGACAGCGATTGGCTGCTTGGCACACGTGATCCGCCCACGGCCCCTTAGCGACTAAGCACTTCCGGGTTCTCCTCAGTTCGGGACGGGCTGTGCTGTGGTGTGGGATGCTGCGGCGCAGTCACGGTGCTCGCATTGCGGCCTGCGCCTTCTGTGCCACACTGAgggctgctggggagctggcAGAGCCCTCGTTCCGGTTAGAAAACCTTAAGGTAAACATGGCAGCGTGAGGTTCGTAtgcatgtatttctttcttctgctcgCCAGAGGGCAGCAGGCACTGCGggatgcatttatatatatatatatatatatgtgtgtgtgtgtgtgtgtgtgtgtgtatatatatatataaattatattatatatatactatatataaatatatttatataaatattatatatatgtgtgtgtatatatatatattatatatatataaatgcgTCCCgcagtgatatatatatatatatatatataaaatatattatatatataatattaacaTCTCAGAACATGAGAACTCAATGAGCCTCAATTTTGCCTTCCCTGTTCCAGGTGATTCAGTGAGCACATGAGTAGTGCAAGACGACTCTTGGCTGCCTCTGTAATTTCCATCCAGAACTCCTGCTTCATCTACCCAGCCTGTCAGAGCTGCTTGTCCAGGCTGATCCTGGACTCCAGGAGGTGTGTCCTGTATCTCATGTGTCCTGTTAACAGTGAGAGGCCTGGGAGGTCTCAGGTCCGAACAATAAGTTACCAATAATTGAGTGAAATTGGTGAAATCAGTGCTACATGGGTTTCTTTATATTCCTGCAGCACTTTGGAGATGGTTATGCATCAGGCCTTCCATTGCATTGTCATGCAATACTGAAGGACAGTGTAGGAGAATGAATGATGTATGTTAATAGCTTCCAACTGCATCCTCTGCAGCTCAGTTCTTCTGTGCTGTTCCTAGATTAGAAAGCATTACCTGAAGGAGCCTGTAAGTCAAACCCtaccttttatttcttgttgctCTGTATGTTCAATGTGTTGTCCAGTCCTTTAAGCCACTTCTGCTTATTGTGTGTATGGAAACATGcaagctttcatttttcccctacTCTTATGTCAAATTAATGATGCATAGAGGAGAATAAATCAGTGAATATCAGCACAAAATGAAAGGAGCTGGCTTTGCAAAGTAAGAATATATTGTTTCACGTGCTGAAGTTGAACATGCAACTGAGCTGTTTCCTTGTAATCTTTTTAAATCTAGGTTTTATGCTGAAGTTATAGAAAGAAGAATTGCAGGAGAGGACAAAACAGAGGCAGATGCTAAGGAATTCAAAGAGACTCCCCTAGAGGTCATTCTGAGCCCACTGTATTTCTGAATTGACATTAGGCTAGCATTTAACAATTCTATAGCAGAAGCTATTGGGATTCTGTAGCAACACAGGCCCCTTAGTGAGCCAATGGCAATATTAATGCCTCAAGGGAtaaggaatgagaaaaaaaatcataaaatttgACCCATTATTTCAGTAGTACTTACAACTGCAGATAAGATCATATCTCAGCAGTGATTAACAGAAGTTCTTGTATTCagtcttcttttattcttttactctCTTCTGTCAGGTTTAACTGTCTTAAATGTGGCTGCACAGGTGAAGCTGAAGAAGCAAGCTACAGATACAGGTTGTCCCTCAAGATTGCTGACACTAATGATTTGTTTGACATTACTGTGTTTGGAAGCTGCTTAGATCCATTCTTTGGCGTCACTGCAGGAAATCTGCAGAGGTAAGGAATTAACTGATTTAACTACATAGCTGCTACTTTTTCTTCAGCCAAAAAGCAATTAAGATGAGCACGGGTGATGGGAAGGTGAGTAGAAAGAAGGTGCTGAAGTGCTCCCTGCCAGCATTTCTCAGGTACCAGATACCTTGAGAATGTGCTCACGTTTGGTTTCCTCCTGAAAGCTTGATGTTTTGAGATGGATTACTTCTACATAGAAGATCCTGTACTGATCCATTGAAGACAACTTATATTTCACAGTTGATTGGTTGGGCTTCTTGCTTGGGTCCTGCCTCCTAAATATGACAAGATGGAATTTTCTTCATCAAAAGTAAATTGCCTTGTCCAGGGTGATAAACATAATTTTTCCTcaagatttcaaaagaaaactctTATGGTAAATATAGAGTCTTAGggttcttatttttgtttatttcttctttatttggCTTACAGTTTGGGTTAACAGAAAGGTGTAAAGCTGGTTGTATTAAcgaaagaaaaaacagttattCCTTATGCAACAAGGGATTTCTAAGAAAGGCTGTTTGTCCTTGCAGCCTCACTGCCCACATTATCAGGACTTTCTGATAAATGAAACCGTTGCAGTAAGATACTCAGATAGActtgctgcttgtttctgtaTGTTGTTTGCCACTGACCTGTGTTATCATTTGGTCACAGATTAATACTTTTTAATTCtcatattaatataattaatattctTATGGTTTGCCATTTTACACTAGATTGCCGTGCTACCATGAACAATGGAACTATTTGCGTATCTTAATATAGGTGCTGCCATCTCTGTAAATGTCTAGGCAGAAAGGATGGATAAGAAATAGCAGCATATATGACAGCACTGTAATacataaatcatagaatcaccaaggttggaaaagacctccaaggtcatccagtccaaccatccacctgtcACCcgtatttccccactaaaccatgtccctcagtacagtTGTGCTGATACTAAAATTGGAGACACACAAGGAACACTCAAAGATTGTATGTATAATAAACTATTGAAGtagttttactttatttcattgtaataaatgaaacaaacttaACAATTTATAGGCTAACAATTGcctgtttcattctttttagtTGATGCTAACACAGTAGCTACCCATAGTTCTACCTGTACTACTGCTGAACTGCTATATGAGGTTTCCTCTGGTGCATtacttctctgtgtgtttttactCAAGGTGTATTCAAGACTTTAATCAGCTGtcaggagaaacaaacaaagctgcATCTCCAGGAGCATTAGTTCAAGCAGTTGAAACCTGTTTCATTGGAAAAAGATTTATATTTGGAGTGAAGGTAAATTTTAATCCACGTTACTGTATTGTGTTGAGTTTTTCATTAGCTTGCATCCAGCTAGAGCCATAAACAAGAATGGCTCTAGCTAGCTATTATTATTAGCTAGAATAGCAGCATTtggaatgctgtttttctgaggagaaaatgtTGGGCCTGTGTATGGGAATTACTCTGCAAGGCCAGCTCCTGTGTGTGTCAGTAAGAGTTTGCAATCaggatgttaaaaaaaagaagcgAAACAAAATGTGCAGTTCAGTCATAAAGCAGATTTCTATGTAAGCACTGCCTCGCCTTTTCCATGCTGCATTGTCTCCTGATTTCTGAACTGTGGGGAAATGTACACGTCCCCTCACagcattttaatgtttctggATTTAAGAGTCTTTAAAAATGCTGATAAAGTACAGCTGCCCAGCATATGCACCTGTGGTTTGTCCATGTGCTTAACAGACATGGAAATATTAGTTCTTAGCAATATTTACATTGGAACTGTATTTTAAGTTCATTTCAAGTGGTGCTCTTGAGAGTTCTTCATATTATTAAGCATACCTGGCACTGGTGTTTTCCATCTCCCATAGATATAAGCCTTATTGTACCTGAGTTGAGATTCTCTTCATGTCATGCATGAGCAGAGGAAGTTTGAGGACTTTATGGGTTAAATTTCTTACTGTAGCCATTCACTGCCTGTCTGCTTGATGCCTTTAAAGATATCCACGTATCAGTAACCTTGTTGCTACTCATCTGTGCACATGGCCTGAATGTATATgctacaagatcatccagtccaaccacccacctaccGCCAGTAgtttcccactaaaccataccCCTTAGTAcagcatctaaatgtttcttgaacacaagAGGTTGAGGTAGCACATAGAAAATACCACGCTGGCTTTGATAGCTGAGTTGCCAAGTCATGTATCCGGTAGCAGGATGTTTTGCTTCAAGTACCGTGCAGTGCCTCCTAGATAAAAGAAGAGCACTGGCATTAGGCAGCTGGTCACTTGTACAGAACTGCTCTGGAGGAGGCCCTGGAGCACCCACTGCCCTAATAGGAGGAAGAAAACGTCTGTGAAGTCCTTCCTTAGAATTCATGGTCATTTTTCTAGCTCCAAAACTCTGCATAATTGCAACGAGACAAATACCTCATATTGTGATGCCCTTTGTAGCTTTTGCCAGTGCTTATTTCCCAGGGAGTTATGGTCTGTGTGACAGAACGTTTTGTCTTCTCTTCCCTGTATTTCTGACTTAAAAGGGAGACCTACATTTAAGCCTGACTTAGAAGACATGCcttaattattgttttctgtcttaaaacAAAGCGctatactatttatttttttcctttcctttctcaggGTTATGGAAGTGAAGATGGAGCAtgttctgctgccagcagcatctTGCAAAACTGTTCCAGAATTAATAGAGGTACAAAAAACCTTATAGCTTGCCAGATCTTCCTGCCAAATGCTGCTGTTACTGGCTTTACTGTTATCAGCTACTTCAGTCGGCTCCTGCAGTCTGTGAAATTCAGGAACAATAATAACAGCTCATACTTACCTGATGCGTCTTCAGCTCCGGTAGATGAATCTGTCAGTGAACTCAGCAGCTTGTCTGTTTTGAGCAGAAACTCCTGTTTTGCTCAATCTAGTGGCAGAGAAAGTTTTTTAGGGTCCTGGCAGCAATCCTTCAGCCTGACTTCATCTGTTGCTTGGGTAACAGCAGAAGATTTTCCCTCTCTGGAAGTGGGAAAGCTGTTGAGTGAACAGCATGAAGAAGAGGGGAGGTCTGTGTCTGCAGAATCACACAGTGTAAGCCTTAACAATCAAACTCTTTTGGATCCACAGTTTTGCAGCTCTTCAGTGAAGGAAGGGAATAAAGAAGAGGAGAATGAATTAAGTTCACAGCCTAGTCAAGCTGACAGACTCTCTCCCACTGATAAATTAGAGAGGAGTTCTTCTTCAAAGGCTGAGTGTTCACTTCAAAGCAGTTCACAGTTGTTAGAAAATCCCTTGGACTTAGGATCAAAAATCATTTACCCAAAGCCTAATAGTAGAAATTATTCTTGCCAAGAAAAATCCCCAAAGTCGCTTTTATACTGGGGACATACCTCATCTTCCAATCACGTAAATCTAACTGGAGTATCTTGGACAGACTCAGTGCTTTGGGATGAGCTCCCATTTTCAGAAAGCCTAAATGAATTTTTAGCCAGAATAGAACATAGGAGTTTTGTGACATCACCTAATCTTGATGCAGGTAAATGTGGCTGTCTTGAAAGTAGAGAGTTGAGTATAAGTCATAACAAATCTCATCCCAGGCAAACCCCAGTAGCTGGTACCTTATCTGAAGTATCGGGGAGGTTCTTGCCATCATCAGAGAAAGCCAGTTGGAAGAGCGTATCATCTGCTTGTCTAAAGGCCAGTCCAAACCCTCTGAGTGATGAGGTGTTGCAGCATAACTCTTTCAGTAGTGTTTTATCTTCAGCTGACAAGGAATGGGGAGCATCTTGCTTTATACCTCACCCTCATCCACGTACTCCCTCACAATCCCTGCGAGTTACATTTGAGACTTCTGCTTCCAAAAGAAGCAGACGGTCCAAAGAAGCAAATGCTGAAGTTTCAAAGTCAACCTGTTCTTTTATCAGCCCACGTTGTTCTGCTGAACATGAAGAAACTTGTTTACAAAGGAGCAAGAGAGCTACCTGTGGGCATTCTGCACATGACAGCTGTTCAGCTGGtagtgaaaataaagaaaattcttcttgtaCACCAAACCAAAGAAAAGATCTTACATTCACAGGGGCATGGGACTCTGGTCCAGCAACTCCCAGTGATATAAGAAGGATACATGAAAGAGAATTAAAACCATTGACAGAGGTACATGAATATGGTTTCAAAAGTATAAATAAGAGAGAGGTGATATGGAATGTTAGCTGCCCTGAAGGGAGCTACAATGCTTCTGCTGATCTCTTTGATGCGAATGCAAGTCAGGGAGCAAAAACTGCAGAATCCTTAAGTAAGTCATGTAACTCTTTGATACAGGAAGATCCTTCGACAGAAAAGGTCACAACTCCCAAATTGGTGCTTTTTCCTGGAGATGTTTCCTGTAACAGTTCACAACAGACATCCTCCCTACAGAGAACCCCTCTTGCTTTTCGTAAGCACAGTACACCAGTAACGTGCTCCTTTTATGATTCAGTCTGCAGTACCTTTAGTGCTCAAGACTTTGTTCCTTATTCAGAGTCAACTCCTGTGGCAAAACCTCTCCAAAAGCTGTGGCCTTCTGGGGAACACAGCCTTTCTGTCATCCCATTCACCCCTGAAAGCCCCAGTAAGATCCATTCCAAACGCAAGCGATCCAGATCTTCCTTTCAAAACACTCTGTTACAGCAGCTTACTGGCAGGCTGGTGAAACATGAAAGGCTGAGTAGCAGTGAAGACATAGAAGGTAGGAGCTTCATTCCACAGCAGCTCCGTAACAGCCAGTCACCTGGCAGTTTTGAGGAGTGGATCCCTCGATCTGCAAACAAGAGATTTAAACGAACTGCATCTTTAAGCATAAAACCAGTTAGCTGGGACTCACAATTGACATGTGAGCATGCTGACAGGAACCCTGTTATTTCTGGAAGCAAAGAGAACAGTGAAAGAGACACATGCTTCAGGAGTGCGAGATTGGACTCTGTGAATACAGCCACGGTTCTAACAACTCCTGTGTCTGCAGGTATTACcaaggctttgtttttaaatgacacGGTCCTGGAAAGCTGTTcttcttcagaaggaaagaatctCTGCTCACATGCAAATTATTCAGGGGTTTCAATGGAAAGGGCAACAGGCTGGTCTCCTGAGTTGTTCTTCCAAGCACAGCGCCCTAAACAATGATATTTCTATCACTCAGTTGGATGAAagaactatttaaaaacaatcatATTGTTTGTATGCCTCTTGGCATATGTCTTCctaaaattaattgtatttatttgcagagCTTTGCACCTCACagatgaggaaaagagaattcTGCAGTTCCTTTATTCTGTTGTAAATTAACTCAGAACGATGCAATAAAGACTTATGTAAATGTGTGAGCATTTGTGAAGGTGTCTCATTTGTTTCAAGCTCAGGTGTAGGTGAGGTGTTTTTCAGCATCCACTCTTCCTCAAAAGAGTGAGGAAACGTAGCCTGTTTAGAAAAGGCGAAAGaattaatgcagaaaaattaaagggaaagaaagcattacTCCTATCAGCACAGGGAAGGCACCACTGAAAGTTTTCAAGAGATTGATATCCTAAGCAAGAAATTATATGTTTAAAACTGCAGCCTTCTACAAGATACGAACATATGATATATCTGGGCTCTTGAAGTTGCTTGCTTGTGGTTAACTGGACAAACACTCACTTTGCCATGGGGGTTTGATCTTAGTGGAGTGATCTGCCAGATCTGATGCATCTAGCATTAAACCAGTGCCAGAACTTCTGCTTCATCTACCTGACAGCGCCTTGGTGTGAAACGCTTCACACAGCATGACTTTGTTTCTACAGCAGTAAATATATCCCCATACTACAGTAAGCAGTAGCTTTGGTACAAGCTGATATGATTTAattgtgtgtggggggggaaaaacacagaaaaaaagaagtgaaatacagCATGTTTAACTGTGAAGGtaataaagctggaaaaaaaaaaaaccaccaagtCCATGGTTGATACCCTAAGATTAGAAAGCCATAAATCAAGACTAGATTTTCAGATAGAACTGTCTCTAAGATACCACTGAAATGAAGGCAGAGCTGTCAGAACCTTCTGTTTTATGCAGGAGGGCTGCACACCAGTGAGGCCAAAAAGTCTCTCTGTGTGTCAGACCCTGGGCAGAGAGCTCGCATCAGGGCTGAGTACCCCACGTACTTTGGAGGAAGGTTCTGTAGGCATGAAGATGGAGCATTTCTCCCCCTGCGCaggttgttcttttgttgttggaAGCCTCTGTATTCCTGCATTTCCAGTTCCTACCTAGCAGCTTGCAGCAACTTTTCTCTCTCCAAAtaccttttcctgttttattgcTTCCTGGAGAAACATGGAGCAGATGGCCCAGTACTCGCACCGGCCATTTACTAAGGAAAGACCTTCAAAGTCAGTGGAAGAGGCAATAAAAGACACATGGTGACTTCAAGCTTCACAACTCATTTCTCAGCACAAGTGTGAGCAGAAGGGAGACATCTGATCCTCAGGATGAGTCTGAGGGCAATCTTTATATGTCGACCAAAAGGCTGAAGGCTTAAAATGGGAGGTATTCTCAGTGGGGGTTCTTTCCACCCAAGAAAGGCTGATTATGAGGGAAGTCCAGCTGTGGGCATGAAGAGCCAGGTGAGAGCTGGAGAACCAGCATtataaaccaaacaaaacactaGGACAAAGAACATGAGCCAGCTCAAACGTGGCCTCCCTCCATGCAGGCCCAGCATCCCTGCTAAGATAGGAGTTGGACCAGCAGCCAGTTTGCAATGACTCCAGGTCACTCCCTCTGCAGAACACCACCCTCTAGTGACTGAGATGGGCATTTCCTTAGTGTTCCTAACGTGGCTGTGAACAATCTTGATTGGAAACagattcctttctgctgctctggtgCAAAAGGACATTGCTCCCATGGATGACAGCTGTACCTCTGCCCTTGCTGCgactgctgcaggctgctgaacTGGAGCAGAGTCCTCAACGGTTGTAGATCTGAATTAAGTCACGTCCTAAAGGGCACCACTTTGTCTCATATCTATgttaaaagcagctttgctttgcagatcAAAGCTAACAAAAATCAATCAAATCAGATGCTTTAAACACCAGCTGGAAAggattaaacatttatttacatacaGATACAGATGTCAGCGATTTCTAAGTATAAAAAGGACATTACAAATAAACATGAAGCATCATACATTCATCATCATGGTCATCCAAAATACATTCCTTTCTCAGCCCCACTGTACCACACTTGAAAACGAGAACTTGGAAATAAACGGACAGGTCCAATGCTTCCAACAGCCCACGACTCCCAGTTTGGTGATCTTTAACACCTCCCTTAAGGCAGTGCTATCCCAGCAACCCAACATCAAGGGCCCGACCGAGTGCAATGCGTTCTCTCTACTGAAACAGTTGTGCTTGATCAGCCAGAAGCGTGTCTGCTCCTCATCCTTCTGGCCACGTGTTCAGGGCCTTTGAGCAATCAGGGCTCTTGCTAGAATTCTGTACATTGTGCTAAATTCACTATTgttcggggggggggggaaagacAGCGGGTCTTTGCAAGACGGCCAAATGTGTGGGAAAAGCTCCAGCCCAGGAAATTCCTTTAATGCTGTCATTTCACTGGCATGGGAGctgcaaacaaaatgcagcttttagGGCTTCAGCAGGCTTCTAAACTACAATTCAAGCTGCAGATGATGGTATAAAATGTACTTTGTTCGCGGTGTAAAAAGAATTACATGCTCCAGGATTGATTTGGTAGTAATCAGCACTGAGagcaattcagtttttcttctgtggaaaaCGCCTCGATAAGTTCACTAGGAGTTATCACAGCTTTTCAGGAGAGGGGAAACGTTTTAGACTTAAAAAGCCAAACATGAAGCGGAGTACGGAGAATTTGTCAGTTCAGTAACATGACAAAGGGAAACAAGccaggaaacagaaaattaaaatgcctACTCAACGTATTAATGGATTCAGAGCAGATCTGGGTGCGTCTTTCAGTACAGATCAAAggcagctggggaaaaaaaaactctcaTAATCTGTAAATTCACAGAAGAACCGAATGTGCGCAGCAGAACAGAGTGAAGTGGAAATAAAAGCGGAGCAGAAAGGCCTGTCCCGCACTGACAGCTGAGtgactgcagctgctcccatcccagcaggctgagttatttgtttttcttttgtaaacagCTGTGGGGAATGAAAGGGATGTGACATAGCTGCAGCACATCACATTATGCTGAAAACTGCACATTTCAAACTGTTCTGCTGGAatccagagagagagagagaggctcAAATCCAGCACAGCAACCAGCACCAGATCTCCTCCCTGCTTTCATCAGATGGCTTTTTCTCCCCTGGAATGTTGGCTTAAGGAACTGTTCTTCCCTCCAGCTCCACATCCATTCATGTGACACCAGAGAGCCCTTGATCACATCCTCCGAAAGGGTAAGAGTACTTATAGAGAAAGGGAACATCCCGAGGTGAGAGGGACCCACACAGATCATTAAGCCCAACTCTTGGCTCCACGCAGGACCACCCAATATCCAAACCCAATGTTTGAGAGCACTGCCCAAACACTCCCTGAGCTCCGgcactcagggctgtgcccactgccctgtgcaggctgttccctgcccaccaccctctggtgcagccCTTTTCCTTCACCCCCACCTGCCCCTCGtggcccctctgctccctgtgaggggctgcagccaccatcaggcctcccctcagctcctctgctgagGACATTTAATGCCTTTATGTTCTGGTGCAATGCTGGCAGTGAGGCCgcacagcacagaggggacAGTCACAAACATATTAGAAAACaaccaagaaagaaagcaagcagaagcGAAGCAGGCCGGGCTCCAGATGCTCTGCAGGACACTACTGCAGTGTGCTCACAAACACATCCTCAGGAACGTTCCCCCAGGATGAGTggtggaaaaagcagcagcacggGTGGCACCTGCTGCCCCAGCCTGGGACTCAGTTATTTAATTATAGCACTAATCAGAGCTAAAATTATCTTCTGAACCTGCTGGAAAAGGAGGATGGCTTCAAACGACACGATCACATCCAGGAAGTGCTAATAGATTGATATTAATGTGGAAACAACCCGAgtacagcacagccagctcttgTTTATCCATGGCCAGGAAAGCTGAGTTTGTAACCCTTGCTATACTCCTAAAACCAGAATAATCTATTACTGATATTCCCTTGAGTCGCagaatagtttgagttggaagagacccttaaaagccatctagtccaactgccctgaaaaaaaaacaaaacaaaacagggacacccacagcttgATCTGGGTGCTGATTTCCAGCTACATTTCCAGTCCAACTTAGTCATTATCATCTCATTTTCAGCTATGCCTATGTTATCTTTCCCCAGTTACCTCCTCCATACTTGGAAGGGCATGGTAGGATCTGGATCCACGACTCCCAACTTGGAGGAAAAAACTCAGCACCCTTAACTCTGCCTGCTTTTTACTCCTGGATTACAGCTCATTCGCAAGAGGGGAAAGGGTGCGATCGCATCCCTGGGTGATGACAGCTGGCCATCCATCTCAGCCAGATATAGCAtgcctggcagcaggaggcTTTGGGTCCTTTCAGCTTGTGAGCGAGGTAAATCAGAGCAAGGCAGCAGGCCCTGCTGTCTGTTTTCCCAGCCAAGATAAATCCTAAAAGGAGGCAGATGGGAGATCTATAACCTTTATGGGACATTTAGCTACAATTTAAGTGGGTGATTGCATTTCAAAGACTGGTTCCTTTTGGGTTGCTTTCCTTAGGATGCTCTGATCACTTGTGGGAAGCCAAGTGAGCGGCTCCCCACTGCTCACTGCcagcagaaaacagctctgtCCTTCAAAATGTCAATCCTTTCTTTGTGGACAGCAACTAGAACAATTACTACCCACAGCAACAAGAGGACAGATTTGATACAAGAAAAGAGAGAGCGGCTTCAGAGCCAAATTTTGACATAACATCTTTCACTGGCCTTTCACTTTGATCGTGTTAGGAGAAGGGGGAATGGCATTAAACCAAAGAAAAAGGGacatttagattagatgtcagggagAAATCCTTTATTCacagggcagtgaggccctggcacaggttacccagagaagctgtgggtgccccgtccctggaggtgcccaatGACAGGTTGGAGGGTAGGCAGCAACTTGCCCACAGCCcagagttggaactggatgggtcccttccaacctaagccattctatgactctagaagtttctgttttcttgggCTCCAATGTGTTTCCTGGTGAGCCCTTACCATATTTATGAGAGTTTCCATGTGTGCTCAACAGCAatgcaaaatatcttttaaacTCAAAATGGTCTTCCACTTGGCAGACTCTGGGGGGGAGGGTACATGGGCATTGGGGTCTTGGATACTGAAAGCaacaaggcagaaaaatctCAGGTAAGACTCAAATTCAAAGCATCCCTTATTAAAATCCAGAGCAATCAAAATCTAAGtcacaactgcatttttaaagaggaCTGGATTGAGGAAATCCCAAGAGGAGGAACATCTCTTCACCTCACCTTttgagctctgcacagctctctCTCCTTGCACACAGGACTGTATATCCAGCATGTCCCACAGCCAGGACAGGTTTTCTCTACGACAGCATCTGCAGTTCTGTCAGGCCACAATGGCAGCCCCAAAAGACTGTGCATCCCATACATTTCCTCAACCTATTTTAATAGCCAGAGAATTTCACCTGTTTCCCAAGTGAATTCAGTCTCCAACTACAGAAATTACATCAGCTCAACATCACAGCATGACTTACAGACTGGAAAGACAGAACAAGTGGAAAAGCAGCTGAACAAACAGCAGTCCTTTGGGAGAAGGAACAATGCAAAACCCAGTGGGTCTGACTATAACTAATTGCATCCCTTGCCAGCAAAAGCTGGGGAAAGCATGTCGTCCCACTTGTGTACACCCACAATACTTCTGCATCACTAATTTCGACTTTCCCTCTTTTCAAATCACTGTCTGCTGTGTCAACCTCTGCCTGTGGCTATTATTACCGATGCTGAAGGAATTCAATAGCCATTA
The Coturnix japonica isolate 7356 chromosome 1, Coturnix japonica 2.1, whole genome shotgun sequence DNA segment above includes these coding regions:
- the DDIAS gene encoding DNA damage-induced apoptosis suppressor protein isoform X1 encodes the protein MSSARRLLAASVISIQNSCFIYPACQSCLSRLILDSRRFNCLKCGCTGEAEEASYRYRLSLKIADTNDLFDITVFGSCLDPFFGVTAGNLQRCIQDFNQLSGETNKAASPGALVQAVETCFIGKRFIFGVKGYGSEDGACSAASSILQNCSRINRGTKNLIACQIFLPNAAVTGFTVISYFSRLLQSVKFRNNNNSSYLPDASSAPVDESVSELSSLSVLSRNSCFAQSSGRESFLGSWQQSFSLTSSVAWVTAEDFPSLEVGKLLSEQHEEEGRSVSAESHSVSLNNQTLLDPQFCSSSVKEGNKEEENELSSQPSQADRLSPTDKLERSSSSKAECSLQSSSQLLENPLDLGSKIIYPKPNSRNYSCQEKSPKSLLYWGHTSSSNHVNLTGVSWTDSVLWDELPFSESLNEFLARIEHRSFVTSPNLDAGKCGCLESRELSISHNKSHPRQTPVAGTLSEVSGRFLPSSEKASWKSVSSACLKASPNPLSDEVLQHNSFSSVLSSADKEWGASCFIPHPHPRTPSQSLRVTFETSASKRSRRSKEANAEVSKSTCSFISPRCSAEHEETCLQRSKRATCGHSAHDSCSAGSENKENSSCTPNQRKDLTFTGAWDSGPATPSDIRRIHERELKPLTEVHEYGFKSINKREVIWNVSCPEGSYNASADLFDANASQGAKTAESLSKSCNSLIQEDPSTEKVTTPKLVLFPGDVSCNSSQQTSSLQRTPLAFRKHSTPVTCSFYDSVCSTFSAQDFVPYSESTPVAKPLQKLWPSGEHSLSVIPFTPESPSKIHSKRKRSRSSFQNTLLQQLTGRLVKHERLSSSEDIEGRSFIPQQLRNSQSPGSFEEWIPRSANKRFKRTASLSIKPVSWDSQLTCEHADRNPVISGSKENSERDTCFRSARLDSVNTATVLTTPVSAGITKALFLNDTVLESCSSSEGKNLCSHANYSGVSMERATGWSPELFFQAQRPKQ
- the DDIAS gene encoding DNA damage-induced apoptosis suppressor protein isoform X2, translated to MSSARRLLAASVISIQNSCFIYPACQSCLSRLILDSRRFNCLKCGCTGEAEEASYRYRLSLKIADTNDLFDITVFGSCLDPFFGVTAGNLQRCIQDFNQLSGETNKAASPGALVQAVETCFIGKRFIFGVKGYGSEDGACSAASSILQNCSRINRGTKNLIACQIFLPNAAVTGFTVISYFSRLLQSVKFRNNNNSSYLPDASSAPVDESVSELSSLSVLSRNSCFAQSSGRESFLGSWQQSFSLTSSVAWVTAEDFPSLEVGKLFCSSSVKEGNKEEENELSSQPSQADRLSPTDKLERSSSSKAECSLQSSSQLLENPLDLGSKIIYPKPNSRNYSCQEKSPKSLLYWGHTSSSNHVNLTGVSWTDSVLWDELPFSESLNEFLARIEHRSFVTSPNLDAGKCGCLESRELSISHNKSHPRQTPVAGTLSEVSGRFLPSSEKASWKSVSSACLKASPNPLSDEVLQHNSFSSVLSSADKEWGASCFIPHPHPRTPSQSLRVTFETSASKRSRRSKEANAEVSKSTCSFISPRCSAEHEETCLQRSKRATCGHSAHDSCSAGSENKENSSCTPNQRKDLTFTGAWDSGPATPSDIRRIHERELKPLTEVHEYGFKSINKREVIWNVSCPEGSYNASADLFDANASQGAKTAESLSKSCNSLIQEDPSTEKVTTPKLVLFPGDVSCNSSQQTSSLQRTPLAFRKHSTPVTCSFYDSVCSTFSAQDFVPYSESTPVAKPLQKLWPSGEHSLSVIPFTPESPSKIHSKRKRSRSSFQNTLLQQLTGRLVKHERLSSSEDIEGRSFIPQQLRNSQSPGSFEEWIPRSANKRFKRTASLSIKPVSWDSQLTCEHADRNPVISGSKENSERDTCFRSARLDSVNTATVLTTPVSAGITKALFLNDTVLESCSSSEGKNLCSHANYSGVSMERATGWSPELFFQAQRPKQ